From the genome of Isachenkonia alkalipeptolytica, one region includes:
- a CDS encoding CBS domain-containing protein: MKIKSIYVPKEDLTIVKSTDRVQDVLKRFEETGIFSLPVVKGNDLLGTIYKEKLYRVLADMDNKEAYKNQEIEDSLIIKNERFTTLEAPVELAAKEFVDNQLTFIPVNTEEGDFAGIVTHKAIFKYLVDLFGITEDKIVVYIENMSGQLAKVLDVFTKLNVNIKKIVAEDAKVLNLYRLIIQPEKDLTKVREALKKDGLRVEE, translated from the coding sequence ATGAAAATTAAAAGCATATATGTACCGAAGGAGGACCTGACCATAGTCAAAAGCACGGATAGAGTTCAGGATGTGTTGAAACGATTTGAAGAAACCGGAATTTTCTCCCTACCCGTGGTTAAGGGCAATGATTTACTGGGAACCATTTATAAAGAAAAGCTTTACCGGGTACTGGCGGATATGGACAATAAAGAGGCTTATAAAAATCAGGAAATTGAGGATTCTCTGATTATTAAAAATGAACGGTTCACCACCTTAGAAGCGCCGGTGGAATTGGCAGCGAAGGAGTTTGTGGACAATCAGTTGACCTTTATTCCTGTAAATACGGAAGAGGGAGACTTTGCAGGCATTGTCACCCATAAAGCCATTTTTAAATACCTAGTGGATCTATTCGGGATCACTGAAGATAAGATTGTGGTCTACATAGAGAATATGTCGGGACAATTAGCAAAGGTGTTGGATGTGTTTACGAAGCTTAATGTAAACATTAAAAAAATCGTGGCGGAGGATGCGAAAGTGTTGAATCTCTATCGCTTAATCATTCAGCCAGAGAAGGATCTTACTAAGGTTCGGGAAGCTCTAAAAAAAGACGGATTGAGAGTGGAGGAGTAA
- the ftsZ gene encoding cell division protein FtsZ encodes MLEFDINDDSHIAKIKVIGTGGGGNNALNHMVNSGLQGVEYIAVNTDKQALFNSVADHKLQIGNKITKGLGAGANPEIGKKAANESEGEIEGLLQGADMVFITAGMGGGTGTGSAPVIAEVAKRLGILTVGVVTEPFKFEGKRRAKAAKAGVMDLKQHVDTLVMVPNDKLLEVAESNTSMLDAFKLADNVLRQGVQGISDLITIPGLVNLDFADVSTVMREQGVAHMGVGVAEGENKAVKAVNKAIDSPLLSTSIKGAKGVLLNITGNSDMNLFEINEAAEIITDKADPEANIIFGSVIDENIGDKIKVTIIATGFEEGKTPSETKNSRGENQEEKKETEASKDFDIPEFLYRRD; translated from the coding sequence ATGTTGGAGTTCGATATAAATGATGACAGCCATATTGCAAAAATCAAAGTGATCGGTACCGGGGGAGGCGGCAACAACGCCCTTAATCACATGGTGAACTCAGGACTGCAGGGGGTAGAATACATAGCGGTCAACACGGATAAACAGGCCTTGTTCAACTCCGTAGCGGACCACAAACTGCAGATCGGAAACAAAATTACCAAAGGACTGGGAGCGGGGGCCAATCCGGAAATCGGTAAAAAAGCCGCCAATGAAAGCGAAGGGGAAATCGAAGGTCTCTTGCAAGGGGCGGATATGGTCTTTATCACAGCGGGCATGGGCGGTGGAACCGGCACCGGTTCCGCACCGGTCATTGCGGAGGTAGCCAAACGCTTAGGAATTCTCACTGTGGGTGTGGTAACGGAACCCTTTAAGTTTGAAGGAAAAAGAAGAGCGAAGGCGGCGAAAGCCGGCGTGATGGATTTAAAACAGCATGTGGATACCTTAGTGATGGTGCCCAATGACAAACTGTTAGAAGTTGCGGAGAGCAACACCAGTATGCTGGATGCCTTTAAATTAGCAGACAACGTACTGCGCCAAGGGGTGCAGGGTATTTCTGATTTGATTACCATCCCGGGGCTTGTAAATCTGGACTTTGCCGATGTAAGCACCGTAATGCGGGAACAAGGCGTTGCCCACATGGGTGTGGGCGTGGCCGAAGGAGAAAACAAGGCGGTAAAGGCAGTAAACAAAGCCATTGACAGTCCTCTGCTTTCCACTTCTATTAAAGGTGCGAAAGGGGTTTTACTTAATATTACCGGAAATTCGGATATGAATCTTTTTGAAATCAATGAGGCTGCAGAAATCATCACCGATAAAGCGGACCCGGAAGCCAATATCATTTTTGGATCGGTCATTGACGAAAATATCGGAGACAAAATTAAAGTTACCATTATTGCTACGGGATTTGAAGAAGGGAAGACTCCTTCGGAAACTAAAAATTCCAGGGGAGAGAACCAAGAGGAGAAAAAGGAGACGGAAGCTTCTAAGGACTTTGATATCCCCGAGTTTCTGTATCGTCGGGACTAG
- a CDS encoding sodium-dependent transporter, translating to MASLEKQQERGQWNSKIGFILAAAGSAVGLGNLWRFPVEAGRNGGGAFLMVYFAILLLVGFTLMLAELVIGRHTQLNAIGAYKKIRSKWAWVGGIGVLASFLILSFYSVIGGWIINYLFQTVSGGLSGFESGAYEGIFMDFVGSSFQPALFHGIFALITLSIVMGGISGGIEKYSKILMPGLFVMMLIIMVRSLTLDGAMEGVQFFLAPNFSAITGDVILSALGQVFFSLSLGMGVIITYGSYLPKGENLPQNSFFIPLLDTMIALVAGLTVLPAVFALGFEPDTGAGLLFITLPAVFAEMPMGIFFGGLFFLLVLFAALTSSISLLEASVSFVVDKFNFRRKNAAFLMGALVFLVGLPSSLGMGALSHVELIRGMNIMDSIDFFASNLLLPIGGFFLCIFIGWIWGIENAIKEATNQGTISFKLAGVWSFLIKFVAPIAIFVVFIQGLT from the coding sequence TTGGCATCTTTAGAAAAACAGCAGGAAAGAGGACAATGGAATTCCAAAATCGGTTTTATTCTTGCCGCCGCTGGATCCGCAGTAGGACTGGGAAATTTATGGCGTTTTCCCGTGGAAGCCGGCCGTAACGGCGGTGGAGCATTTTTAATGGTGTACTTTGCAATTTTATTATTAGTAGGTTTTACCTTAATGTTAGCAGAATTGGTAATCGGTCGGCATACCCAGCTGAATGCCATCGGAGCCTATAAAAAAATCCGGTCTAAATGGGCTTGGGTGGGAGGCATCGGTGTTTTAGCATCCTTTTTAATTCTCTCTTTTTACAGTGTTATCGGAGGATGGATTATTAACTATCTGTTTCAAACCGTAAGCGGCGGACTCAGCGGTTTCGAGTCTGGAGCTTATGAAGGGATTTTTATGGACTTTGTGGGAAGTTCCTTTCAACCGGCGCTTTTCCACGGTATTTTTGCCCTTATCACCCTTAGCATTGTTATGGGTGGTATTAGCGGCGGAATTGAAAAATACAGTAAAATTTTAATGCCGGGACTATTTGTTATGATGCTGATTATCATGGTTCGTTCCTTGACCTTAGATGGTGCCATGGAAGGGGTGCAGTTTTTCTTAGCCCCGAACTTCTCAGCGATCACCGGAGATGTGATCCTCTCCGCTCTGGGACAGGTTTTTTTCTCTCTAAGTCTTGGGATGGGGGTAATTATTACTTATGGAAGTTATCTTCCAAAAGGCGAAAACCTACCTCAAAACTCATTTTTTATTCCTTTACTGGATACCATGATCGCTCTGGTTGCCGGACTTACGGTGCTGCCTGCAGTATTTGCCTTAGGTTTTGAACCGGATACCGGTGCGGGACTGCTGTTTATTACTCTTCCTGCAGTATTTGCAGAAATGCCTATGGGAATCTTTTTTGGAGGTTTGTTCTTCCTATTGGTACTGTTTGCAGCACTAACCTCGTCAATTTCTCTGTTGGAAGCTTCTGTATCCTTCGTTGTAGATAAGTTCAATTTCAGAAGAAAGAATGCCGCTTTTTTAATGGGGGCATTGGTATTCCTTGTGGGTCTTCCCTCTTCCCTAGGAATGGGCGCTTTAAGCCATGTGGAATTGATTCGGGGTATGAACATTATGGATTCCATCGATTTCTTTGCCAGCAATCTGTTGCTGCCCATCGGAGGATTTTTCCTTTGCATCTTTATCGGATGGATTTGGGGCATTGAGAATGCCATTAAAGAAGCCACCAATCAAGGAACCATCAGCTTTAAGCTTGCAGGAGTGTGGAGTTTTTTAATCAAATTCGTAGCACCAATTGCAATATTCGTGGTGTTTATTCAAGGACTTACCTAA
- a CDS encoding DegV family protein, with the protein MKIVTDSSCDLPKNLIEKYNIDVIPLKIEIDGVDFTDGVDLSHEEFFKKMKASPTLPKTSQPSPQSFLDSFKTGVENYKEVLSIHLSSKLSATFDAANVAKEKVQGDIETFDTLSGSIGVGLQVLKASQLAAEGISKSDIVEKLREYRQQMNVVVYLETLENAVKGGRVSKPKEFVANLFNLKPVVHVDEGYVKILKTLRGKKKGLRTLIEEMEKKNIDFQDRIIGITHCDCLEDALALKDEIVEKFSPKEVLLTTMGPVIGTHAGPGGLLVCF; encoded by the coding sequence ATGAAGATTGTAACTGATAGTTCTTGTGATTTACCGAAAAATCTCATTGAAAAGTATAACATCGATGTAATTCCCCTGAAAATTGAAATTGATGGCGTCGACTTTACCGATGGAGTGGACCTCAGCCATGAAGAGTTTTTCAAGAAAATGAAAGCTTCCCCCACTTTGCCTAAAACTTCTCAACCCTCTCCCCAATCTTTTTTGGATTCCTTTAAAACCGGGGTGGAAAATTACAAGGAAGTCTTAAGTATCCATTTGTCTTCCAAACTCAGTGCCACCTTTGATGCAGCCAATGTGGCCAAGGAAAAGGTTCAGGGAGATATCGAAACCTTCGATACCTTAAGTGGATCTATCGGCGTAGGCCTTCAGGTACTAAAAGCTTCTCAATTGGCTGCGGAGGGCATCTCTAAATCCGACATTGTGGAAAAGTTAAGGGAATACCGGCAACAGATGAATGTGGTGGTCTACTTAGAAACCTTGGAAAATGCAGTTAAAGGAGGACGGGTCAGCAAACCGAAAGAGTTTGTGGCCAACCTTTTCAACCTGAAGCCCGTGGTTCATGTGGATGAAGGCTATGTAAAAATACTTAAAACCCTCCGGGGAAAAAAGAAGGGTCTTCGCACCCTGATCGAGGAAATGGAAAAGAAAAACATCGACTTTCAGGACCGAATCATCGGCATTACCCATTGTGATTGTTTAGAGGATGCTCTGGCCCTGAAGGATGAAATCGTAGAAAAATTTTCCCCCAAAGAAGTTCTGTTGACCACCATGGGTCCTGTAATCGGTACCCATGCCGGTCCGGGAGGATTACTGGTTTGTTTCTAA
- a CDS encoding baeRF7 domain-containing protein has translation MFTRNQLDKLLENRKNVNLSIFLATGVKEGNPQQGKIRFKNLIKDGAAQLAKQGLKEPEIKKFTAPMEELVDYTKFWSTLDRGFAIFATEDQMFYYNMPVEFEDTAVVKDHFYIKPLFPVFQRNGQFYILAISQNDVRLLHCTRDEVSEVELEGVPKNFKDALQYDTPAPTLQHSARTPGGAAVFHGHGYGMEDEKVDIGKYFQVVSQSLYKALGDKEIPMILAAVDFLHPIFKENNKYPKLLEEGIVGNPDNKKESELQNEGWEIIKPYLEKEEQEALDKYYQLIGSGKASHNIEEIVNGAYNQRIESLLIRENTQLWGTYDAKAQKVEILDDSHSNREELLNFASVHTFLNSGNVYILQEDKMPDSQPVAAVFRY, from the coding sequence GTGTTTACAAGAAATCAGTTGGATAAGTTATTAGAAAATCGGAAAAACGTAAACCTGTCGATTTTTTTAGCCACGGGAGTAAAGGAAGGAAATCCCCAGCAGGGTAAAATTCGATTTAAAAACCTGATTAAAGATGGGGCAGCCCAACTGGCAAAACAGGGGTTAAAAGAACCTGAAATCAAAAAATTCACCGCCCCTATGGAAGAGCTGGTGGACTATACCAAGTTTTGGAGCACCCTGGATCGGGGATTTGCCATCTTTGCCACAGAGGATCAGATGTTTTATTACAATATGCCTGTAGAATTTGAAGATACCGCAGTGGTGAAGGACCACTTTTACATTAAGCCTTTGTTTCCCGTATTCCAACGAAACGGTCAGTTTTACATCCTGGCCATCAGTCAAAACGATGTCCGACTGCTGCATTGTACGAGAGACGAAGTATCGGAAGTTGAACTGGAGGGGGTTCCAAAGAATTTTAAAGATGCCCTGCAATATGACACCCCTGCTCCTACCCTGCAACACAGTGCAAGAACCCCCGGGGGGGCCGCGGTATTCCACGGACACGGATACGGTATGGAAGACGAAAAAGTAGACATCGGAAAATACTTTCAAGTGGTAAGCCAGAGCCTATACAAGGCTTTAGGAGATAAAGAAATTCCAATGATTTTAGCAGCGGTGGATTTCCTCCATCCTATATTTAAGGAAAATAACAAATACCCGAAACTTCTGGAAGAAGGCATCGTGGGAAATCCCGATAATAAAAAAGAATCGGAACTGCAAAATGAGGGTTGGGAAATTATTAAGCCCTATTTAGAAAAAGAGGAACAAGAAGCCTTGGATAAATATTATCAACTGATCGGATCGGGAAAAGCCTCCCATAATATTGAAGAGATCGTAAACGGCGCCTACAATCAGCGGATAGAATCCCTACTGATCAGAGAAAATACGCAGTTATGGGGAACCTATGATGCGAAAGCCCAGAAAGTGGAAATTCTTGATGATTCCCACAGCAACCGGGAGGAACTGCTGAATTTCGCCTCGGTTCATACCTTCCTGAACAGTGGAAACGTGTACATTCTCCAGGAAGACAAAATGCCGGACAGCCAACCAGTGGCGGCAGTATTCCGATATTAA